A stretch of DNA from Fusobacterium mortiferum ATCC 9817:
AAAATTACTTTGGGGAACATCAAATATGTTTAGTCATCCAAGATTCATGCATGGAGCTGCAACAAGTTGTAATGCAGATGTATTTGCTTATGCAGCAGCTCAAACTAAAAAAGCTTTAGAAATTACTAAAAGATTAAATGGAACAGGTTATGTATTTTGGGGTGGAAGAGAAGGATATGAAACACTATTAAATACAGACATAGGATTAGAGTTAGATAATCTTGCAAGATTTTTACAAATGGCAGTAGATTATGCTAAAAAAATAGGATTTGAAGGGCAGTTCTTTATAGAACCAAAACCAAAAGAACCAACAAAACATCAATATGATTTTGATACTACAACAGTACTTGAATTCTTAAGAAAATATAATTTAGATAAGTATTTTAAAATGAATATAGAAGCAAATCATGCTACATTAGCTGGACATACTTTCCAACATGAATTGTGTACAGCAAGAATTAATGGTGTATTTGGAAGTATAGATGCTAACCAAGGAGATATGTTATTAGGATGGGATACAGACCAATTTCCAACAAATGTATATGATGCAGTTTTAGCTATGTATGAAACACTTTTAGCTGGTGGATTTAAAGAAGGAGGATTAAATTTTGATGCTAAAGTAAGAAGAGGTTCTTTCGAACCAAAAGATCTATTCTATGCGTATATTTCAGGAATGGATACTTTTGCTAAAGGATTAAAAGTTGCAGCGAAATTAATTGAAGATGGAACTTTTGAGAAAATTAAAGTTGAAAGATATAGTTCATATACAACTGGTATAGGAAAACAAATTGTTAATGGAGAAGTGGGATTTGAAGAACTTTCAAAATATGCTTTAACAAATGGAGTTAAGAAAAATTCTTCTGGAAGACAAGAGATGTTAGAAAATATTTTAAATAGATATATTTATGAATAATCAATGAGGTAGGCTTATGTATATAGGAATTGATTTAGGAACATCAGCAGTAAAGTTATTATTGATGAACCCAGAAGGGAAAGTTTTAAAAACTGTTTCTAAAGAATATCCACTTTTATTTCCTAAAGAAAATTGGATAGA
This window harbors:
- the xylA gene encoding xylose isomerase, which translates into the protein MEFFKGIDKVKYEGVKTNNLLAFAHYNPEEVILGKKMKDHLKFAMSYWHTLTGEGTDPFGNATMDREWNEYTPMEKAKARVKAGFEFMEKLGLEYFCFHDKDIAPEAETLEEYHRNLDEIVDLIEEEMKRTGIKLLWGTSNMFSHPRFMHGAATSCNADVFAYAAAQTKKALEITKRLNGTGYVFWGGREGYETLLNTDIGLELDNLARFLQMAVDYAKKIGFEGQFFIEPKPKEPTKHQYDFDTTTVLEFLRKYNLDKYFKMNIEANHATLAGHTFQHELCTARINGVFGSIDANQGDMLLGWDTDQFPTNVYDAVLAMYETLLAGGFKEGGLNFDAKVRRGSFEPKDLFYAYISGMDTFAKGLKVAAKLIEDGTFEKIKVERYSSYTTGIGKQIVNGEVGFEELSKYALTNGVKKNSSGRQEMLENILNRYIYE